The Ferroacidibacillus organovorans genome includes the window CAGCAGAAATGCAGGGAAAAACATAGACATCGGCATCCAGTACATCATACCGACCATGCTGTAACTACTGTATCCAATGGCGGCCGTGACCAAGCAAGATAGCCCAATGATCACAAGCGCAGTAGCGATTACCCAGTCCATCCGTTTCAAGATGCGGTTCCCCCTCTCCCTTCAGTTCGTCTCAGTGGGAGCGTGAATGAAAACGTGCTGCCAATCCCTTCCTCACTCATGGC containing:
- a CDS encoding zinc-ribbon domain-containing protein, which encodes MDWVIATALVIIGLSCLVTAAIGYSSYSMVGMMYWMPMSMFFPAFLLIAMVLVGLFFVYKMMRSNSQRCPKCNATVRSDWNACPRCGTFLKEQ